The Alnus glutinosa chromosome 7, dhAlnGlut1.1, whole genome shotgun sequence genome includes a region encoding these proteins:
- the LOC133873120 gene encoding thaumatin-like protein 1b, producing the protein MMIKSLALFGLIALAFTFLSGAHAAKITFINNCPTTIWPGTLTADQKPQLSTTGFELASKASSSVDVQAPWIGRFWARTRCTTDASGKFTCETADCASGQVACNGAGAIPPASLVEINIAANGGQDFYDVSLVDGFNLPISVATQGGTGDCKPSSCPADVNAACPAELQLKGSDGSVIACKSACLAFGDPQYCCTGDHSTPETCPPTNYSMIFENQCPQAYSYAYDDKNSTFTCSNAPDYVITFCPAA; encoded by the exons ATGATGATCAAATCCCTTGCACTCTTCGGCCTTATTGCCTTGGCCTTCACTTTCCTatctg GTGCTCATGCTGctaaaataactttcataaacAACTGTCCGACAACTATCTGGCCAGGAACTCTAACGGCAGACCAGAAACCTCAGTTATCAACTACTGGATTTGAGCTGGCATCCAAAGCATCCTCATCAGTTGATGTTCAAGCTCCATGGATAGGCCGGTTCTGGGCACGGACGCGATGCACCACCGACGCCTCAGGAAAGTTCACCTGCGAAACTGCTGACTGTGCCTCAGGCCAGGTTGCATGCAACGGTGCCGGTGCGATCCCGCCAGCATCTTTGGTAGAAATCAACATAGCAGCGAATGGTGGACAAGATTTCTACGATGTCAGCCTTGTAGATGGGTTCAACCTCCCTATTTCGGTTGCCACACAAGGGGGGACTGGTGACTGCAAGCCCTCGAGTTGCCCGGCAGACGTGAACGCCGCTTGCCCTGCTGAGCTACAACTAAAAGGGTCTGATGGGAGTGTGATCGCTTGCAAGAGCGCATGCTTAGCTTTCGGTGACCCACAATACTGTTGCACTGGCGATCATAGTACTCCAGAAACATGTCCACCCACAAACTATTCGATGATCTTCGAGAACCAATGCCCTCAAGCTTATAGCTACGCTTATGATGATAAGAACAGCACATTTACCTGCTCCAACGCACCTGACTACGTTATTACTTTTTGCCCAGCTGCTTGA
- the LOC133873584 gene encoding thaumatin-like protein 1b — translation MMIKSLALFGLIALAFTFLSGAHAVKITFTNNCPTTVWPGTLTADQKPQLSTTGFELASKASSSVDVQAPWIGRFWARTRCTTDASGKFTCETADCASGQVACNGAGAIPPASLVEINIAANGGQDFYDVSLVDGFNLPISVATQGGTGDCKPSSCPADVNAACPAKLQLKGSDGSVIACKSACLAFGDPQYCCTGDHSTPETCPPTDYSMIFENQCPQAYSYAYDDKNSTFTCSNAPDYVITFCPA, via the exons ATGATGATCAAATCCCTTGCACTCTTCGGCCTTATTGCCTTGGCCTTCACTTTCCTATCTG GTGCTCATGCTGTTAAAATAACTTTCACAAACAACTGTCCGACAACTGTCTGGCCTGGAACTCTAACGGCAGACCAGAAACCTCAGTTATCAACTACTGGATTTGAGCTGGCATCCAAAGCATCCTCATCAGTTGATGTCCAAGCTCCATGGATAGGCCGGTTTTGGGCACGAACGCGATGCACTACCGACGCCTCAGGAAAGTTCACCTGCGAAACTGCTGACTGTGCCTCCGGCCAGGTTGCATGCAACGGTGCCGGTGCGATCCCGCCAGCATCTTTGGTAGAAATCAACATAGCAGCGAATGGTGGACAAGATTTCTACGATGTCAGCCTTGTAGATGGGTTCAACCTCCCTATTTCGGTTGCCACACAAGGGGGGACTGGTGACTGCAAGCCCTCAAGTTGCCCGGCAGACGTGAACGCCGCTTGCCCTGCTAAGCTACAACTAAAAGGGTCTGATGGGAGTGTGATCGCTTGCAAGAGCGCATGCTTAGCTTTCGGTGACCCACAATACTGTTGCACTGGCGATCATAGTACCCCAGAAACATGTCCACCCACAGACTATTCGATGATCTTCGAGAACCAATGCCCTCAAGCTTATAGCTACGCTTATGATGATAAGAACAGCACATTTACCTGCTCCAATGCACCTGACTACGTTATTACTTTTTGCCCAGCTTAA
- the LOC133873834 gene encoding thaumatin-like protein 1, translated as MMIKSLALFGLIALAFCFLSGSHAAKITFTNNCPTTVWPGTLTADQKPQLSTTGFELASKASSSVDVQAPWIGRFWARTRCTTDASGKFTCETADCASGQVACNGAGAIPPASLVEINIAANGGQDFYDVSLVDGFNLPISVATQGGTGDCKPSNCPADVNAACPAELQLKGSDGSVIACKSACLAFNKPQYCCTGDHNSPETCPATNYSMIFKNQCPQAYSYAYDDARSTFTCVNAPDYVITFCP; from the exons ATGATGATCAAATCCCTTGCACTCTTCGGCCTTATTGCCTTAGCCTTCTGTTTCCTATCTG GTTCTCATGCTGCTAAAATAACTTTCACAAACAACTGTCCGACTACTGTCTGGCCAGGAACTTTAACAGCAGATCAGAAACCTCAGCTATCAACTACTGGATTTGAACTAGCATCCAAAGCATCCTCATCAGTTGATGTCCAAGCTCCATGGATAGGCCGGTTCTGGGCACGGACGCGATGCACCACCGACGCCTCAGGAAAGTTCACATGCGAAACTGCTGACTGTGCCTCCGGCCAGGTTGCATGTAATGGCGCCGGTGCGATCCCGCCTGCATCTTTGGTAGAAATCAACATAGCAGCGAATGGTGGACAAGATTTCTACGATGTTAGCCTTGTAGATGGCTTTAACCTCCCTATTTCTGTTGCCACACAAGGGGGGACTGGTGACTGCAAGCCCTCGAATTGCCCGGCAGACGTGAATGCTGCTTGCCCTGCTGAGCTGCAACTTAAAGGGTCTGATGGGAGCGTGATCGCTTGCAAGAGCGCATGCTTAGCTTTCAATAAGCCACAATACTGTTGCACCGGCGATCATAATAGCCCAGAAACATGTCCAGCCACAAACTATTCAATGATCTTCAAGAACCAATGCCCTCAAGCTTATAGCTACGCTTATGACGATGCGAGAAGCACTTTTACCTGCGTCAATGCACCTGACTACGTTATCACTTTCTGCCCTTGA